The proteins below are encoded in one region of Asticcacaulis excentricus CB 48:
- the dcm gene encoding DNA (cytosine-5-)-methyltransferase, with translation MRNQDFHSLRLKAGISLEELADKLGYSPRQVRRWETGELAPRRAAIRFLETLVGGATDVTASPPRFTFIDLFAGIGGLRRGFDEIGGHCVFTSEWNKYAQQTYAANFRDNHPIHGDITQIETADIPDHDVLLAGFPCQPFSIAGVSKKNSLGRSHGFLDEAQGTLFFDVARIIADKRPAAFMLENVKNLKSHDKGRTFEVIMKTLEGELRYKVWPKVIDAQHFVPQHRERIVIVGFREDVPFSWDDLNLPPKGSVKLSSILHPENAIEEAEPPYTTGIRAEVASKYTLTDKLWAYLQNYADKHKAAGNGFGFGLVGPGDVSRTLSARYYKDGSEILVSRGKGNNPRRLTPRECARLMGYDDSFRIPVSDTQAYKQFGNSVAVPVFREVARIMQPHIQALITDEPELKVAV, from the coding sequence ATGCGAAATCAGGATTTTCACTCATTACGTCTGAAAGCTGGCATTTCGTTGGAGGAACTGGCTGATAAGCTCGGTTACAGTCCCCGTCAGGTTCGCCGCTGGGAAACGGGTGAACTGGCTCCCCGGCGGGCGGCTATCCGGTTTCTGGAAACTCTGGTCGGAGGCGCAACCGATGTGACCGCATCGCCGCCGCGCTTCACCTTTATTGATCTGTTCGCCGGCATCGGCGGACTGCGTCGCGGCTTTGACGAAATCGGTGGCCACTGCGTTTTTACGTCCGAATGGAATAAATACGCGCAGCAAACCTACGCCGCCAATTTCCGCGATAACCATCCGATCCACGGCGACATCACGCAGATCGAAACTGCTGACATTCCCGACCACGACGTGCTGCTTGCCGGGTTCCCGTGTCAGCCGTTTTCGATTGCGGGTGTTTCCAAGAAGAACTCACTTGGGCGCAGCCATGGCTTTCTTGACGAGGCTCAGGGGACGCTGTTTTTTGACGTTGCCCGCATCATCGCCGACAAACGGCCTGCGGCTTTCATGCTGGAAAACGTCAAGAACCTCAAAAGTCACGACAAGGGCCGGACATTTGAGGTCATCATGAAGACCCTAGAGGGCGAACTTAGATACAAGGTGTGGCCGAAGGTCATCGACGCTCAGCACTTTGTGCCCCAGCACCGCGAGCGTATTGTCATTGTCGGTTTCCGGGAAGACGTGCCGTTCTCATGGGATGACCTCAATCTGCCTCCCAAGGGGTCAGTGAAGCTCTCATCCATTCTCCACCCTGAGAACGCGATCGAAGAGGCCGAGCCGCCCTATACAACCGGTATCCGGGCTGAGGTGGCGTCGAAGTACACGCTGACTGACAAGCTGTGGGCTTACCTGCAAAACTATGCTGACAAGCACAAAGCGGCAGGCAATGGCTTTGGTTTCGGGCTTGTGGGGCCGGGCGACGTATCGCGTACCTTGTCGGCGCGCTACTACAAGGATGGCTCAGAGATCCTTGTGAGCCGGGGGAAGGGGAACAATCCCCGACGACTTACCCCGCGAGAGTGCGCGCGCCTGATGGGCTATGATGACAGCTTCCGCATCCCGGTATCAGATACGCAAGCCTATAAGCAATTCGGCAACTCTGTGGCGGTTCCAGTGTTCCGGGAGGTCGCACGGATTATGCAGCCCCACATTCAGGCGCTGATCACTGATGAGCCCGAACTGAAAGTGGCTGTCTGA
- a CDS encoding GNAT family N-acetyltransferase, translating to MNISDTSARVILPYSRSELNSGDLLPDEAAALRFLLPLSQDYPGIEQWYRTKVIPGVRNGTRRLVKIERQGDLVGLGIAKNEEGERKICTVRVAPEHSGRGVGPRIFDTLLHWLDDDMPHLTVNEGKLPLFQRIFDYYGFGKTSTRTGLYVPGSIEVGYNDPGAVPIMPQSRALKVVPRVRRSIADSSS from the coding sequence ATGAATATCAGCGACACTTCCGCCCGAGTCATTTTGCCATACTCCCGTTCGGAATTGAACTCGGGAGATTTGCTGCCTGATGAGGCCGCGGCACTGCGCTTTCTTTTGCCTCTTTCCCAGGATTATCCCGGCATCGAACAGTGGTATCGGACCAAAGTCATTCCTGGTGTCAGGAACGGAACGAGGCGACTCGTTAAAATAGAACGTCAAGGAGATTTGGTGGGGTTGGGCATTGCTAAGAACGAAGAGGGTGAGCGCAAAATTTGCACCGTTCGGGTAGCACCTGAGCATTCAGGTCGGGGAGTCGGACCGCGCATATTCGACACGCTTTTGCATTGGTTGGACGACGACATGCCGCACCTCACGGTGAATGAGGGAAAGTTACCGTTGTTTCAAAGAATTTTTGACTACTATGGGTTTGGAAAAACCTCAACCAGAACTGGCCTCTATGTCCCTGGTTCGATTGAAGTGGGGTATAATGATCCTGGTGCCGTTCCGATAATGCCTCAGAGTAGGGCATTGAAGGTGGTCCCTCGTGTCAGGCGATCTATCGCAGACTCGAGCTCATAG
- a CDS encoding very short patch repair endonuclease, with translation MADVHDTATRSRNMAAIRGKDTKPELRIRRALHSLGFRYRLHARDLPGKPDLVFPRYGAVVFINGCFWHQHDCHLFRWPGTRVDFWQEKIGKNVASDERNIKALEALGWRIAIVWECALKGRTRLPDNQPVQLLAEWLSSAEKRLTIRGN, from the coding sequence TTGGCCGACGTCCACGACACCGCAACCCGTAGCCGCAATATGGCGGCAATCCGGGGTAAGGATACAAAGCCAGAATTGCGTATTCGTCGTGCGCTCCATTCACTTGGCTTTCGTTACCGTCTTCACGCGAGAGACCTTCCTGGCAAGCCCGATCTGGTGTTTCCGAGGTACGGAGCTGTTGTGTTTATCAATGGGTGTTTCTGGCATCAGCATGACTGTCATCTGTTCAGATGGCCGGGCACCCGCGTCGATTTCTGGCAAGAGAAGATCGGCAAAAACGTCGCCAGTGATGAGCGCAACATCAAAGCACTGGAAGCACTTGGCTGGCGTATCGCCATAGTCTGGGAATGCGCGTTGAAGGGACGCACAAGGCTACCGGACAATCAGCCTGTACAGCTTCTGGCTGAGTGGCTAAGCTCGGCGGAAAAGAGACTCACTATCCGGGGAAACTGA
- a CDS encoding S1 family peptidase — MTGTPFDASRVQFPGLPVHLLAFFRLENAKKTNTGIVSRTVAEYLAQFVPNASGQKPHPETVVEICRRLVRNGWLSQVAVGGMMGTDNSYFCRADLDRIQTSSVIRLLNCAVYGLPAVYDLYNSAVIPLINWNSKSDAQIGTCFVVASDAIVTALHCVHPSEALAIRGVSPEIFSKASLYVHENEQLDLAVIKFPEPIFGEIPHISLPDEPANVLDEVMALGYPNIPGFVPALAAEAAHVSGRLTVAKGKIASSPTEIFAKTELFLITARVRGGFSGGPLLDSYGQAAGFISREPTSDASSDTIVKYDELGYGVAVPVSAISFLIQSISEGAATPVAFANIKFRDFEE; from the coding sequence ATGACAGGCACCCCATTTGACGCGAGCAGAGTTCAATTCCCCGGTCTCCCAGTCCATTTGCTTGCCTTTTTCAGACTGGAAAACGCCAAGAAGACAAATACAGGTATAGTAAGCCGTACAGTTGCGGAATACCTCGCTCAGTTCGTCCCGAATGCTTCAGGGCAAAAGCCCCATCCGGAAACAGTCGTAGAAATATGCCGTAGGCTGGTGCGGAACGGATGGCTGTCTCAGGTGGCCGTTGGTGGCATGATGGGCACTGACAACAGTTACTTCTGTCGGGCAGATTTAGACCGCATTCAAACATCGTCGGTAATTCGATTGCTGAATTGTGCTGTTTATGGTCTACCTGCGGTCTATGACCTCTACAATTCCGCCGTTATTCCGCTAATAAATTGGAATTCGAAGTCTGATGCACAAATCGGAACGTGTTTTGTCGTAGCTTCTGACGCCATTGTAACTGCGTTACACTGTGTTCATCCTTCGGAAGCATTGGCAATTAGAGGAGTCTCGCCGGAGATTTTTTCGAAGGCATCACTGTATGTACATGAGAACGAGCAACTTGATCTGGCCGTGATCAAGTTCCCTGAACCGATTTTCGGCGAAATTCCGCATATATCATTGCCTGACGAACCTGCAAATGTTTTGGACGAAGTAATGGCGTTAGGATATCCGAATATACCAGGATTTGTTCCGGCATTAGCTGCTGAGGCGGCCCATGTTTCGGGTCGTTTAACTGTGGCGAAAGGAAAGATTGCGAGCAGTCCGACAGAGATATTCGCTAAGACCGAGCTGTTTCTGATAACCGCTCGCGTGAGAGGAGGATTTTCCGGCGGTCCACTTTTGGACTCATATGGCCAGGCGGCCGGTTTTATTTCTCGAGAGCCGACAAGTGACGCTAGTTCGGACACAATAGTAAAATATGACGAGCTTGGTTATGGCGTCGCGGTCCCTGTAAGTGCTATTTCGTTTCTTATTCAATCAATATCAGAAGGTGCCGCCACTCCGGTAGCTTTCGCCAATATAAAGTTCCGAGATTTTGAAGAGTAA
- a CDS encoding GNAT family N-acetyltransferase, whose amino-acid sequence MARRLRLTHFRDLSIDNPFFDSLKAGYNGFDRWFESKRDEELYVVDDEAELSGMIYLKTEEGPVTDVTPPLSAGVWLKVGTLKIVGRGTRLGERVIKKIFDTALARGAAGVYVTVFEVHEDLIALFERYGFVRHGIKRTGDGEELVLARSLVDFTGDRLLDYPFVHTAGRRSWLLAIYPEYHTELLPDSILNNEPEALVRDVSHTNTIHKVYISGLALQRMSPGDVVVFYRTTDGKGPAYFRSVVTSICVVEEVRRKNDFPNVDAFLAYTTPRSVFSEERLRNLYERPRLSVAKMTYNVALGRRTTRGQLIDAGVVSVQPRWDMRELSLHQLNQIVAMGEVNARVIVD is encoded by the coding sequence ATGGCGAGACGGTTACGCCTAACTCATTTTCGCGATCTTTCGATCGACAATCCGTTCTTTGACAGCTTAAAGGCTGGCTACAATGGATTTGACAGATGGTTCGAGAGTAAACGCGACGAAGAGCTTTATGTTGTTGATGATGAAGCCGAACTCAGCGGGATGATCTATCTGAAGACAGAGGAAGGCCCGGTGACTGATGTCACACCTCCGCTCTCTGCCGGCGTTTGGCTAAAAGTAGGCACCCTTAAAATCGTGGGAAGGGGTACACGCCTCGGCGAACGTGTCATTAAGAAGATATTCGATACGGCGCTAGCTCGAGGCGCTGCAGGTGTTTACGTCACTGTCTTTGAAGTACACGAAGACCTTATTGCTCTCTTCGAACGCTATGGATTTGTCAGGCACGGCATCAAACGAACGGGTGACGGAGAAGAGCTGGTCCTAGCTCGTTCGCTGGTGGATTTTACGGGCGACCGGCTACTGGATTACCCCTTCGTACATACTGCCGGGAGACGATCTTGGCTGCTGGCAATATATCCGGAATACCACACTGAATTGCTTCCTGACTCCATTTTGAACAACGAGCCAGAGGCGCTGGTACGCGACGTATCACATACAAACACCATCCATAAGGTCTATATATCCGGTCTTGCCCTTCAGCGAATGTCGCCAGGTGATGTGGTCGTCTTCTATCGAACGACCGATGGAAAAGGACCAGCTTATTTTCGCTCTGTCGTAACGTCCATTTGTGTCGTAGAGGAAGTTCGAAGAAAGAACGATTTTCCGAATGTCGACGCGTTTTTGGCCTACACGACGCCCCGCAGTGTGTTCTCAGAAGAAAGACTCAGGAATTTGTACGAAAGGCCGCGACTCAGCGTAGCTAAAATGACCTATAATGTTGCTCTCGGTCGACGGACAACGAGGGGGCAGTTGATTGACGCCGGGGTCGTTTCCGTACAACCACGATGGGATATGCGCGAGCTAAGCCTGCACCAATTGAACCAAATTGTCGCCATGGGTGAAGTAAATGCGCGTGTTATTGTCGATTAA
- a CDS encoding tyrosine-type recombinase/integrase has translation MDEAFELMHGKLHVYKRPGSRLWQCSAYLAGKNRRRSTGQTDRERAAYVAEEWYVGLRGKAANGEGLHSGKKFKEVAAKFIEEFEVITAGERNPRYVSNHRARIKNHLNPFFGDLFVTEITSGLVQEYRVHRIRTNTEFKTNKPKPLARSTLHQEIVCLRQILTVAEAHGWIKAVPTVTPRYKASGKVTRRAWFTPAEYKRLRDATRDRAANPGRERYRPHWELLHDFVLFMVNTGLRPDEALRLEFRDVAIVEDAATEEQILEIEIHKGKRGVGFCKSMPGAVLPFKRIKERRERTLRAEAMAAGNPAKAIALENGAERLFPFSLNNLLNIILRQLNLKHDREGQVRTAYSLRHTYICLRLMEGADIYQIAKNCRTSVDMIEKFYAAHIKDRIDTRAINVRKEKKPVRGRTNNEEGARNKGIAP, from the coding sequence ATGGACGAAGCCTTCGAACTCATGCACGGCAAGTTGCATGTCTATAAGCGGCCCGGGAGCCGCCTGTGGCAGTGTTCGGCTTATCTCGCCGGAAAAAACCGACGCAGAAGCACCGGACAGACCGATCGGGAGAGGGCCGCCTATGTTGCCGAGGAATGGTATGTCGGCTTACGCGGCAAGGCGGCAAACGGGGAGGGGCTGCACAGCGGCAAGAAGTTCAAAGAGGTTGCCGCCAAATTCATCGAAGAGTTCGAGGTCATCACGGCTGGCGAGCGCAATCCCCGCTATGTGAGCAACCATCGGGCGCGGATAAAGAACCACCTCAATCCGTTTTTCGGGGACCTCTTCGTTACCGAGATCACGTCAGGCCTGGTACAGGAGTATCGGGTTCACCGCATCCGAACCAATACTGAATTCAAAACGAACAAACCGAAGCCTCTTGCGCGCTCGACGCTGCATCAGGAGATTGTTTGTCTGCGTCAGATCCTTACCGTCGCTGAGGCCCATGGCTGGATTAAGGCTGTGCCGACGGTGACGCCGCGCTATAAGGCGTCGGGCAAGGTCACGCGTCGGGCATGGTTTACACCGGCCGAGTATAAGCGGCTGCGGGATGCGACCCGCGACCGGGCCGCAAATCCCGGGCGTGAGCGTTATCGCCCGCACTGGGAACTGCTCCACGACTTTGTTCTGTTCATGGTGAATACCGGGCTGAGGCCGGATGAGGCCCTGCGTCTGGAGTTTAGGGACGTGGCCATTGTTGAAGATGCGGCCACCGAGGAACAAATTCTCGAGATCGAAATCCACAAGGGTAAGCGCGGCGTGGGTTTCTGTAAAAGCATGCCCGGCGCCGTTTTGCCCTTCAAGCGCATAAAAGAAAGGCGCGAGCGTACGCTTCGCGCAGAGGCAATGGCGGCTGGGAACCCGGCTAAAGCCATTGCCCTTGAGAACGGGGCCGAACGGCTCTTCCCGTTCTCACTAAACAATCTTCTCAACATCATTCTGCGGCAACTGAACCTGAAGCACGACCGTGAGGGTCAGGTTCGGACCGCCTACAGCCTGCGCCACACCTACATTTGCCTACGTCTCATGGAGGGGGCGGACATTTATCAGATCGCCAAAAACTGCCGCACCAGCGTCGATATGATCGAGAAGTTTTATGCGGCTCACATCAAGGATCGCATCGATACGCGGGCGATCAATGTCCGAAAGGAGAAGAAGCCCGTCCGTGGTCGCACCAATAACGAGGAGGGTGCGCGGAATAAGGGGATAGCCCCATAA
- a CDS encoding ATP-binding protein: protein MNNPCILVFGISGVGKSTACKVFTNTHPEFKYVSASEIISSATSHSPEKLRKSSEAEIEKNQTALISALNDLFIQSPQSPIILDAHAVIDNDEDLIEIPTATIQAIRPLGLILLEAPPLDVIRRRQIGPRRRPLRDVARIELETAKERKIVQHYAEALDIPLEIDEVLDGYELESAIDRLTRGTTFNALL from the coding sequence ATGAACAACCCGTGCATTTTGGTCTTTGGCATTTCCGGTGTTGGAAAATCGACCGCTTGTAAGGTTTTCACTAATACTCACCCGGAGTTTAAGTACGTAAGCGCTAGCGAAATAATCAGTTCAGCGACGAGTCACTCACCTGAAAAACTGCGTAAAAGCAGCGAAGCCGAAATTGAAAAGAACCAAACTGCATTAATCTCTGCCTTGAATGACTTATTTATACAGTCACCACAAAGTCCAATTATACTTGATGCTCATGCAGTGATCGACAACGATGAAGATCTTATTGAAATTCCGACCGCGACAATCCAAGCAATAAGACCTTTGGGGTTAATTTTACTCGAGGCCCCGCCCTTGGATGTAATTCGGCGACGCCAAATTGGCCCAAGACGACGACCTCTTCGGGACGTCGCGCGAATTGAACTTGAGACGGCAAAAGAACGAAAAATAGTGCAGCATTACGCCGAGGCGTTAGACATTCCTCTCGAAATCGACGAAGTCCTTGACGGCTATGAGCTCGAGTCTGCGATAGATCGCCTGACACGAGGGACCACCTTCAATGCCCTACTCTGA
- a CDS encoding MvaI/BcnI family restriction endonuclease, producing the protein MVASLSGLLSLMRHHGAERIYAKKLAPNDNSKNQVYLGGGFGALNIIPHGEIVIDTREVAGSKQDRPKAKVKFFWLDEDGRQPTPDAQLILYPDYPEVRMSGFLKGCKAAPSAIMTVRDPGRVLFMGMTATGDVLGYATFADNPIADEVNAREWQSVGVFLELPLDPDQKVSPKAILLSELRRVYEQHWIASQRLARDGQKMQYTAPNAGGYTLEAELGIIPNGIAEPDFMGWEVKQYGVGDFISYRAKTPVTLMTPEPNGGIYKDDGVAPFLRRYGYADKNGKPDRLNFGGIYTCQKGLHPDTGLRMTIAGFDADKGIITDLSGGIRLVDGAGEVAASWSFTGMMEHWNRKHAQAAYVPTLFRTPPPEYSFGSRILLCEQTDFILFLKGFASGAVYYDPAVKLERASEAKPVLKRRSQFRVRHGDLKKMYHHSEVVDLLP; encoded by the coding sequence TTGGTTGCGTCATTGTCGGGTTTGCTCAGTCTGATGCGCCACCACGGCGCGGAGCGCATCTATGCCAAGAAACTGGCCCCCAACGACAATTCCAAAAATCAGGTCTATCTGGGTGGTGGTTTCGGGGCGCTGAACATCATTCCTCATGGTGAAATCGTCATAGACACTCGTGAAGTGGCCGGAAGCAAACAGGACCGGCCGAAGGCAAAGGTGAAATTCTTTTGGCTTGACGAGGACGGTCGCCAACCCACGCCCGACGCTCAGCTTATCCTTTATCCGGACTACCCCGAAGTCCGGATGTCGGGCTTCCTGAAAGGCTGTAAAGCCGCACCTTCAGCGATCATGACTGTCCGCGATCCGGGCCGCGTTTTGTTCATGGGGATGACGGCAACAGGCGACGTTCTCGGATATGCGACGTTCGCTGATAATCCGATAGCCGACGAGGTGAACGCGCGCGAGTGGCAGTCCGTTGGCGTGTTTTTAGAACTACCATTAGACCCCGACCAGAAAGTCAGTCCAAAAGCTATTTTGCTAAGTGAACTCCGGCGGGTTTACGAACAGCATTGGATAGCCTCTCAGCGTCTCGCCAGAGACGGCCAGAAAATGCAATACACCGCCCCGAACGCAGGTGGATACACCCTTGAAGCGGAGCTGGGAATCATCCCGAACGGGATTGCAGAGCCTGATTTCATGGGGTGGGAGGTGAAGCAGTACGGCGTCGGTGACTTCATCAGCTACCGTGCAAAGACCCCCGTCACTCTGATGACGCCCGAACCCAACGGCGGCATCTACAAAGATGACGGCGTTGCACCGTTCCTGCGTCGCTATGGATATGCGGATAAAAACGGAAAGCCTGACAGGTTGAACTTCGGGGGCATCTACACCTGCCAGAAGGGGCTTCATCCTGATACCGGCCTGCGCATGACGATTGCCGGTTTCGACGCCGACAAGGGTATCATAACGGACCTCAGTGGAGGCATCCGGCTGGTCGATGGTGCAGGCGAGGTCGCGGCGAGCTGGTCGTTCACCGGCATGATGGAGCACTGGAATCGGAAACACGCCCAGGCTGCTTACGTGCCGACCCTATTCCGCACACCTCCGCCTGAATACAGCTTTGGTTCTCGCATACTCCTGTGTGAGCAGACCGATTTTATCCTGTTCCTGAAAGGCTTTGCATCCGGTGCGGTCTATTACGATCCGGCGGTGAAGCTGGAGCGGGCCTCTGAGGCCAAGCCTGTCTTGAAGCGGCGCAGTCAGTTCCGTGTGCGACACGGTGACCTGAAAAAAATGTACCACCACTCGGAGGTGGTTGATCTTCTCCCCTGA